In the Thermodesulfobacteriota bacterium genome, CGTAGGGGCGACGCATGCGTCGCCCCTACGGTACGCAGGGTTGCGCCCCGGACCGCGGGCGCGTTGCCTGCGCTGCCCCTACCGAACCGGCACGGAGCCCGAGGCGGCAGCCATGTCCACGATGGGCAGCACCGGGGCCTTCTCCCCCAGGAGCAGGTTCGCCACGGCCTGGGGGAAGGAGCGGTAACGCAGGGTGGCCTGGACCTGGAGCGGGCCGGGGGCTTCCTTCGGCACGAGGAAGGCGAACTCCCGCTCCGCGTAGCCCTTGGGGGGGATGGTGCTGTTGTAGTTGAAGCGGGTCACCTCCCACGGCTTGACCGTATACTGCCCCTTCTCGTCCACGGCGGGCGTGTAGAAGCGCACGGTGCCCTCGGTGAGATTGTGGGCATCGTCGAGCGCCCCCGACCGGTACAGCTCTCTCCCCGACGCGTCGCGCACCGCCACGTCGAGCCACATCTCCCGCACCTCGGTAAGGCTCGTGGGCAGATGGTGCCCCGCCCCCACGTTGGTGACCCGCACCTTGATCCGCCCCACGTCGCCCCCCTGGGCCGTCTCCGGCAGCCCCAGGGTCACCTCGGCCGCGCTCTGGAGGCGCTGCACCGCCATGTCGGCGTGGCGGTCGGCGCCGAGCAGGCGCGTCACGGTGAAGTTGGCCCCCACGAACTCGTGGGTGAACACGTTGGGACGCTCCGGCCCCATGGGAGAGGCCTTGCCGGGGTTCTTCGGCTTCTCCAGGGTGCGGGCCACCTCGATGGCCTTCTCGACCGGCATCATGTGGCAGTCCTGGCACACGATCCCCTTCTGGGCGTACACGGAGAACTTCCACTCGTTGTAGGTGTTCTCGATGGGGAAGTGGTTGGTGGGGTGGAAGACGTTGTGACAGTTGCCGCAAAACTCAGCCCGGGTGTGGAGCTCGGAGTACTCGGCCTTGTGCCACATGGGCTTGGCGTCGTCCCGGGGCCCGCGCATCACGAGGCCCGGGTCCACGACGATGCTCGCGTTTTGGGGCATGTTGGTAGGGGTCTGGAGCATGTTGCTCGAGACCACGCTGTGGCAGAAGTGGCACTGCACCCCTTCCGCCGCGATCTCGCTCACCTGGAAGTGGCCATTGGCATCCCGCACCACCTCCTCCGCCACGGTACCCACCCCCGTGTGGCACCCCGCGCAAAGCTTGTCCACCGCACCCCCGGTCTCGTCGCTCCCCAGCCTCCACAGCG is a window encoding:
- a CDS encoding multiheme c-type cytochrome; amino-acid sequence: MRAPHLVLCVSALLLAWSQPLTSAASEQFPFFPSLLNTATGKPVLSTDFFPPQRCRGCHAEIFDQWKGSMHSNAFHDPVFQALWRLGSDETGGAVDKLCAGCHTGVGTVAEEVVRDANGHFQVSEIAAEGVQCHFCHSVVSSNMLQTPTNMPQNASIVVDPGLVMRGPRDDAKPMWHKAEYSELHTRAEFCGNCHNVFHPTNHFPIENTYNEWKFSVYAQKGIVCQDCHMMPVEKAIEVARTLEKPKNPGKASPMGPERPNVFTHEFVGANFTVTRLLGADRHADMAVQRLQSAAEVTLGLPETAQGGDVGRIKVRVTNVGAGHHLPTSLTEVREMWLDVAVRDASGRELYRSGALDDAHNLTEGTVRFYTPAVDEKGQYTVKPWEVTRFNYNSTIPPKGYAEREFAFLVPKEAPGPLQVQATLRYRSFPQAVANLLLGEKAPVLPIVDMAAASGSVPVR